One part of the Parambassis ranga chromosome 8, fParRan2.1, whole genome shotgun sequence genome encodes these proteins:
- the LOC114439755 gene encoding ras-related protein Rap-1b-like — protein MSEEKTEVRLVFLGAGGVGKTALIQRFLKDTFEPKHRRTVEELHRKEYEVGGVKVTINIMDTSGSYSFPAMRKLSIQNSDAFALVYAVDDPDSLEAVKSLREEILEVKEDKYTPIVVIGNKIDRHDERQVSSQDVLSTVEVDWNHSFLESSAKDNINVLEAFRELLQQAHLPSRLRPALCRRRETFPKESHKRPPMNKTNSCLIS, from the coding sequence ATGtcagaggagaagacagaagTGCGTCTGGTGTTCTTAGGAGCAGGTGGTGTGGGGAAGACGGCCCTGATCCAGCGCTTCCTCAAAGACACCTTTGAGCCGAAGCACCGGCGCACCGTGGAAGAGCTCCACAGGAAGGAGTATGAGGTCGGTGGAGTCAAAGTCACCATCAACATCATGGACACCAGCGGCAGCTACTCCTTCCCCGCCATGCGTAAGCTCTCCATCCAAAACAGCGACGCCTTCGCGCTGGTCTACGCCGTGGACGACCCGGACTCCCTAGAGGCCGTCAAGAGTCTGCGAGAGGAGATCCTGGAGGTCAAAGAGGACAAGTACACGCCCATCGTGGTGATAGGCAACAAGATCGACCGGCACGACGAGCGGCAGGTGTCCAGCCAGGACGTGCTGTCCACGGTGGAGGTGGACTGGAACCACAGCTTCCTGGAGTCCTCAGCCAAAGACAACATCAACGTGCTGGAGGccttcagagagctgctgcagcaggcgCACCTGCCCAGCCGGCTCAGGCCCGCGCTGTGCCGGAGGAGGGAAACCTTCCCAAAGGAGAGCCACAAACGGCCCCCCATGAACAAGACCAACAGCTGCCTCATCTCATAG
- the LOC114439761 gene encoding titin-like — MHHLSVLVWVAVSFAVSRCVELHTLSEVSAHCGDEVTLPCDASASGQLDIKLFSWLAKNRTVCEYKQNRTEPDIQCNSSSSNSSNSLTLIINRVMPVHNGMYICKLRSTAGTDSKQTVLTVKECIRSQPPSVTVSSQEKNSVKGQESGSHIRRICVLLQVVTVTFIMT, encoded by the exons ATGCATCATCTTTCTGTCTTGGTCTGGGTGGCTGTCAGCTTTGCTG TCAGCCGCTGTGTGGAGCTGCACACGCTGTCTGAAGTGTCCGCTCACTGTGGAGATGAGGTGACGCTGCCGTGTGATGCCAGCGCATCAGGCCAGCTGGACATTAAACTATTTTCCTGGCTGGCCAAAAATAGGACTGTGTGTGAGTATAAACAGAACCGAACTGAACCGGACATCCagtgtaacagcagcagcagcaacagcagcaataGCCTCACCCTGATCATCAACCGTGTGATGCCCGTCCATAATGGGATGTACATCTGCAAGCTGcgttccactgcaggaacagaTTCCAAACAAACTGTGCTTACAGTGAAAG AGTGCATTAGAAGTCAGCCCCCCTCTGTCACTGTGTCCAGTCAGGAGAAAAACAGTGTGAAGGGGCAGGAGTCAGGGAGTCACATCAGGAGgatctgtgtgctgctgcaagTCGTCACCGTGACCTTCATCATGACATAG
- the LOC114439730 gene encoding phosphoribosyl pyrophosphate synthase-associated protein 1 isoform X3 encodes MELLIMAYALKTSCAKNIIGVIPYFPYSKQCKMRKRGSIVSKLLASMLAKAGLTHIITMDLHQKEIQGFFSFPVDNLRASPFLIQYIQEEIPDYRNAIIVAKSPAAAKRAQSYAERLRLGLAVIHGEAQCSESDMADGRHSPPCVRNTTGNTGLELPSGKQQAPFPGIELPIMMAKEKPPITVVGDVGGRIAIIVDDIIDDVGDFVAAAEILKERGAYKIYIMATHGLLSADAPRLIEESAIDEVVVTNTVPHEVQKLQCPKIKTVDVSMILAEAIRRIHNGESMAYLFRNITVDD; translated from the exons ATGGAGCTGCTGATTATGGCGTACGCCCTCAAGACCTCCTGTGCAAAGAACATCATCGGGGTCATTCCTTACTTCCCCTACAGCAAGCAGTgcaagatgaggaagaggggcTCCATAGTGTCCAAGCTCTTAGCGTCAATGCTAGCTAAAGCAG ggttaacacacaTTATCACCATGGATCTGCATCAGAAGGAGATCCAGGGCTTCTTCAGCTTTCCTGTGGATAACTTGCGTGCCTCCCCTTTCCTGATTCAGTACATCCAGGAAGAG ATTCCTGATTACAGAAATGCCATCATTGTGGCAAAGTCCCCTGCTGCTGCTAAgag GGCTCAGTCCTATGCAGAGCGGCTGCGTCTGGGTCTGGCTGTGATCCACGGCGAGGCTCAGTGTTCGGAGTCCGACATGGCGGACGGAAGACACTCCCCACCGTGTGTACGCAACACCACAGGAAACACAGGCCTGGAGCTGCCAT CAGGCAAACAACAAGCTCCGTTCCCTGGCATAGAACTTCCAA TAATGATGGCCAAAGAGAAACCTCCCATCACTGTGGTTGGAGACGTGGGTGGAAGAATTGCCATCATCGTG GATGACATCATCGATGATGTGGGAGACTTTGTTGCGGCCGCAGAGATCCTGAAAGAGAGAGGAGCCTATAAGATTTACATCATGGCCACGCACGGGTTGCTGTCTGCCGATGCTCCGCGGCTCATCGAGGAGTCGGCCATCGATGAG GTGGTGGTGACCAACACGGTGCCGCACGAAGTCCAAAAGCTCCAGTGTCCCAAAATCAAGACGGTGGATGTCAGCATGATCCTGGCTGAAGCCATCCGCCGCATCCACAACGGAGAGTCCATGGCCTATTTGTTCCGCAACATCACCGTGGACGACtag